From the Kitasatospora atroaurantiaca genome, the window CGCCACCACCGTGAGCGCGCCGTCCACCACCACCTCGGCCTCCGCCCGCAGCGAGTGGCCGATCCAGCGCATCCGCAGCGCACCGACCCCGCGCACGCCCTCGACCGCGCGCAGCTCACGCTCGGCCATGTCGACCAGCTCCGGGTCGACCGCGTCCATCAGCCGCCGGCCGACCTCCCGTACGGAGGTCCGCAGCACCACCAGGATGCCGCCGGTGATCACCAGCCCCACGATCGGGTCGGCGAGCCGCCAGCCCAGTGCGCTGCCCGCCGCGCCCAGCAGGACGGCCAGCGAGGTGAGACCGTCCGTACGGGCGTGCAGGCCGTCCGCGACCAGCGCGGCCGAGCCGATCCGCCGTCCGGTGCGGACCCGGTAGCGGGCCACCCACTCGTTGCCCAGGCAGCCGACCAGGGCCGCACCGGCCACCGCCCACAGGTGCGTGACCGGCTGCGGGTGGAGCAGCCGGTCCACGGCCGTGGCCGCCGCCAGCACCGAGGAGGCCGCGACGGCGGCCACCACGGCCACCCCCGCGAGGTCCTCGGCCCGGCCGTAGCCGTACGTGTAGCGGCGGTTGGCCGCCCGGCGGCCGAGCAGGAAGGCCAGGCCCAGCGGGACGGCGGTGAGGGCGTCGGCGAGGTTGTGCACGGTGTCCCCGAGCAGCGCGACCGAGCCGGAGAGCATCACGATGACGCCCTGGACGGCCGCCGTCAGGCCCAGCACGAGCAGGGAGATCCAGAGCGTGCGCAGCCCCTCGGAGGAGGACTCCAGCGCGCTGTCGACCTTGTCGGCGGCCTCGTGCGAGTGCGGCCTGAACAGATGCGCAGGCCGGCGACCGTGACCGTGGCCGTGATCGCGGCGTTGAACGTCATCGTGACGCTGAACGTGATCGTGACCGCGCTCGTGACCGTGACCGTGACCGTGATGATGGTGTGGACCGTGATGCTGGTGTCCGTGTGCCTCCGCTGCCTCCATACGGCCCACGGTGGCACACCAACTCCCCTGCAGCCACTGCCGTTCTACCTTCCCTGACCAGCTGCGACACCCTTGCAGCTGCGTCTGCTGCGCCACCGAAGCTGACATGCCGTCACACAGCGGCTCAATCAGGCCCATTCCCGATATCCGATGGAACTTGTCACTCAAAGCAGCTGCGCGAGGGCCTAGAGTGAGCGCAGGCTGCTGCCCCTACCCCGAGACCAGATCGAGAGGCCGATGTGACCGACCGTCATGTCCCCGCCACCGGCCTGGGCGGATCCGGCGATCCGGTTGAACTGTCGGCCATGCCACTGGAGTTCACGGCATTCCGGGAGTTGCACCACCCCCGTTATCTGAGCTACGCACGCGTCTGGTTCCACGAGCCCGCCGAGGCCGCGGAGACGGTCGAGCAGGCCTTCCGCGCCCTGGCCGCCGTCTGGCCCGAGGTCCTGGGCAGCCCCAACCCGACGGCCGCCGCCTGGCAGATCCTGCGCAGTACCGTGGACGAGCGACTCGACCCGTGCGGTGTACCGGCGCCGCGGGCCGCCACCAAGGACGAGGACCTCGCCATCCTGCACTACGTGGTCGGTCTCGCCACCCCCGAGATCGCCGACGTGGTCGGCGCCGACACCGCGAGCATCGCCAGTCAGCTGCGGCACGCGCTGCGACGCGAACCGTCGGAGTGGTGACCTGCCC encodes:
- a CDS encoding cation diffusion facilitator family transporter; the protein is MEAAEAHGHQHHGPHHHHGHGHGHERGHDHVQRHDDVQRRDHGHGHGRRPAHLFRPHSHEAADKVDSALESSSEGLRTLWISLLVLGLTAAVQGVIVMLSGSVALLGDTVHNLADALTAVPLGLAFLLGRRAANRRYTYGYGRAEDLAGVAVVAAVAASSVLAAATAVDRLLHPQPVTHLWAVAGAALVGCLGNEWVARYRVRTGRRIGSAALVADGLHARTDGLTSLAVLLGAAGSALGWRLADPIVGLVITGGILVVLRTSVREVGRRLMDAVDPELVDMAERELRAVEGVRGVGALRMRWIGHSLRAEAEVVVDGALTVVAGHEVAEAAERALIRAVPRLLAATVHIDHAPLGVKP